A stretch of the Rosa rugosa chromosome 5, drRosRugo1.1, whole genome shotgun sequence genome encodes the following:
- the LOC133709920 gene encoding lipid phosphate phosphatase 2-like isoform X1 encodes MPSKMPEIQLRSHTVRSHGVQVARFHMHDWLILVVLAAIDLGLNLIEPFHRFVGEDMMTDLKYPLKGNTVPFWGVPIIAILLPLAIIVVYYFIRRDVYDLHHAILGLLFSVFITAVLTDAIKDGVGRPRPDFFWRCFPDGKGVFDPVTKNVVCTGEKSVIKEGHKSFPSGHTSWSFAGLTFIAWYLSGKVRVFDRKGHVAKLCIVFSPLLLAALVAVSRVDDYWHHWQDVFAGGLLGVIVSSFCYLQFFPPPYDTDGWGPHAYFQMLADSGNAQPPSTNASSLNVQQAELESIYIHHHQVVEASQTSSGDTNPMLNGGRIH; translated from the exons ATGCCA TCAAAAATGCCGGAGATTCAGTTGCGTTCTCACACCGTAAGGTCTCATGGAGTTCAAGTGGCGAGGTTTCATATGCATGATTGGCTGATTCTGGTTGTTCTTGCGGCCATAGATCTTGGTCTGAACTTGATAGAGCCTTTTCACCGCTTTGTTGGAGAGGATATGATGACAGACCTGAAATACCCATTGAAAGGCAATACAGTTCCCTTCTGGGGGGTTCCG ATAATTGCAATACTGTTACCGCTTGCCATCATTGTTGTCTACTACTTCATCAGAAGGGATGTCTATGATCTGCACCATGCCATTTTAG GCCTTCTGTTTTCTGTCTTTATAACCGCCGTTTTAACTGATGCAATCAAAGATGGTGTTGGACGACCTCGTCCGGACTTCTTTTGGCGTTGTTTCCCTGATGGAAAAGGG GTGTTTGATCCTGTCACAAAGAATGTCGTGTGTACTGGAGAGAAGAGTGTCATTAAGGAAGGACACAAAAGCTTCCCAAGCGGGCATACTTCAT GGTCCTTTGCAGGTCTTACTTTCATTGCATGGTACTTGTCAGGGAAAGTGAGGGTGTTTGATCGCAAGGGGCATGTTGCAAAACTCTGTATTGTCTTTTCTCCATTACTACTTGCAGCACTGGTAGCAGTTTCTCGAGTTGATGACTACTGGCATCACTGGCAAGATGTTTTTGCTGGAGGTCTTCTAG GAGtcattgtttcttcattttgttaCTTGCAATTCTTTCCACCACCATATGATACTGATG GTTGGGGACCTCATGCGTACTTCCAGATGCTGGCAGACTCTGGAAATGCTCAGCCACCGTCCACTAACGCAAGTAGTCTTAATGTACAGCAAGCAGAACTGGAGAGTATATATATCCATCATCATCAGGTTGTTGAAGCATCACAAACCAGCAGTGGAGACACAAACCCCATGCTAAATGGTGGGAGAATACACTAG
- the LOC133709920 gene encoding lipid phosphate phosphatase 2-like isoform X2, which translates to MPEIQLRSHTVRSHGVQVARFHMHDWLILVVLAAIDLGLNLIEPFHRFVGEDMMTDLKYPLKGNTVPFWGVPIIAILLPLAIIVVYYFIRRDVYDLHHAILGLLFSVFITAVLTDAIKDGVGRPRPDFFWRCFPDGKGVFDPVTKNVVCTGEKSVIKEGHKSFPSGHTSWSFAGLTFIAWYLSGKVRVFDRKGHVAKLCIVFSPLLLAALVAVSRVDDYWHHWQDVFAGGLLGVIVSSFCYLQFFPPPYDTDGWGPHAYFQMLADSGNAQPPSTNASSLNVQQAELESIYIHHHQVVEASQTSSGDTNPMLNGGRIH; encoded by the exons ATGCCGGAGATTCAGTTGCGTTCTCACACCGTAAGGTCTCATGGAGTTCAAGTGGCGAGGTTTCATATGCATGATTGGCTGATTCTGGTTGTTCTTGCGGCCATAGATCTTGGTCTGAACTTGATAGAGCCTTTTCACCGCTTTGTTGGAGAGGATATGATGACAGACCTGAAATACCCATTGAAAGGCAATACAGTTCCCTTCTGGGGGGTTCCG ATAATTGCAATACTGTTACCGCTTGCCATCATTGTTGTCTACTACTTCATCAGAAGGGATGTCTATGATCTGCACCATGCCATTTTAG GCCTTCTGTTTTCTGTCTTTATAACCGCCGTTTTAACTGATGCAATCAAAGATGGTGTTGGACGACCTCGTCCGGACTTCTTTTGGCGTTGTTTCCCTGATGGAAAAGGG GTGTTTGATCCTGTCACAAAGAATGTCGTGTGTACTGGAGAGAAGAGTGTCATTAAGGAAGGACACAAAAGCTTCCCAAGCGGGCATACTTCAT GGTCCTTTGCAGGTCTTACTTTCATTGCATGGTACTTGTCAGGGAAAGTGAGGGTGTTTGATCGCAAGGGGCATGTTGCAAAACTCTGTATTGTCTTTTCTCCATTACTACTTGCAGCACTGGTAGCAGTTTCTCGAGTTGATGACTACTGGCATCACTGGCAAGATGTTTTTGCTGGAGGTCTTCTAG GAGtcattgtttcttcattttgttaCTTGCAATTCTTTCCACCACCATATGATACTGATG GTTGGGGACCTCATGCGTACTTCCAGATGCTGGCAGACTCTGGAAATGCTCAGCCACCGTCCACTAACGCAAGTAGTCTTAATGTACAGCAAGCAGAACTGGAGAGTATATATATCCATCATCATCAGGTTGTTGAAGCATCACAAACCAGCAGTGGAGACACAAACCCCATGCTAAATGGTGGGAGAATACACTAG
- the LOC133709921 gene encoding lipid phosphate phosphatase 2-like, giving the protein MLEIQLRSHTVRSHGVQVARFHMHDWLILVVLAAIYLGLNLIEPFHRFVGEDMMTDLKYPLKGNTVPFWGVPIIAILLPLAIIVVYYFIRRDVYDLHHAILGLLFSVFITAVLTEAIKDGVGRPRPDFFWRCFPDGKGVFDPVTKNVMCTGEKSVIKEGHKSFPSGHASGSFAGLTFIAWYLSGKVRVFDRKGHVAKLCIVFSPLLLAALVAVSRVDDYWHHWQDVFAGGLLGVIVSSFCYLQFFPPPYDTDGWGPHAYFQMLADSGNAQPPSTNASNLNVQQAVQQADRTGEYIYPSSSGC; this is encoded by the exons ATGCTGGAGATTCAGTTGCGTTCTCACACCGTAAGGTCTCATGGAGTTCAAGTGGCGAGGTTTCATATGCATGATTGGCTGATTCTGGTGGTTCTTGCGGCCATATATCTTGGTCTGAACTTGATAGAGCCTTTTCACCGCTTTGTTGGAGAGGATATGATGACAGACCTGAAATACCCATTGAAAGGCAATACAGTTCCCTTCTGGGGTGTTCCG ATAATTGCAATACTGTTACCGCTTGCCATCATTGTTGTCTACTACTTCATCAGAAGGGATGTCTATGATCTGCACCATGCCATTTTAG GCCTTCTGTTTTCTGTCTTTATAACCGCTGTTTTAACTGAAGCAATCAAAGATGGTGTTGGACGACCTCGTCCAGACTTTTTTTGGCGTTGTTTCCCTGATGGAAAAGGG GTGTTTGATCCTGTCACAAAGAATGTCATGTGTACTGGAGAGAAGAGTGTCATTAAGGAAGGACACAAAAGCTTCCCAAGCGGGCATGCTTCAG GGTCCTTCGCAGGTCTTACTTTCATTGCATGGTACTTGTCAGGGAAAGTGAGGGTGTTTGATCGCAAGGGGCATGTTGCAAAACTCTGTATTGTCTTTTCTCCATTACTTCTTGCAGCACTGGTAGCAGTTTCTCGAGTTGATGACTACTGGCATCACTGGCAAGATGTTTTTGCTGGAGGTCTTCTAG GAGtcattgtttcttcattttgttaCTTGCAATTCTTTCCACCACCATATGATACTGATG GTTGGGGACCTCATGCGTACTTCCAGATGCTGGCAGACTCTGGAAATGCTCAGCCACCGTCCACTAACGCAAGTAATCTTAATGTGCAGCAAGCAGTGCAGCAAGCAGATCGAACTGGAGAGTATATATATCCATCATCATCAGGTTGTTGA